In Portunus trituberculatus isolate SZX2019 chromosome 24, ASM1759143v1, whole genome shotgun sequence, a single genomic region encodes these proteins:
- the LOC123508354 gene encoding high mobility group-T protein-like produces MARNVLVQAWVVMVVAAAVVAAAWVPQEANKERGAAAMERRGGDEEAEPEETDLNEVREEPQHVKKSSDTGSVKLGSVIKSGYRKMESRSSGSNENFEIVMQRLKEKIVAGDKNALELMRILGFPVRMEILKYYGDDDDDDDDDDDDNDDDDDD; encoded by the exons ATGGCAAGAAATGTGTTGGTACAAgcatgggtggtgatggtggtggcagcggctgTGGTGGCGGCTGCCTGGGTCCCACAAGAAGCGAATAAAGAAAGGGGCGCCGCCGCTATG GAACGCAGAGGCGGAGACGAGGAAGCAGAACCAGAGGAAACTGATCTAAATGAAGTAAGAGAGGAACCCCAACATGTAAAGAAGTCTTCAGACACAGGATCGGTGAAGCTTGGATCCGTTATCAAATCCGGATACAGGAAGATGGAATCAAGGTCATCCGGATCCAATGAGAACTTTGAGATCGTAATGCAGagattgaaggagaaaatagtGGCTGGGGATAAGAATGCGTTAGAGCTGATGAGGATATTAGGATTCCCTGTTAGAATGGAAATTCTAAAATACTacggggatgatgatgatgatgatgatgatgatgatgatgataatgatgatgatgatgatgattag
- the LOC123508180 gene encoding protein ZBED8-like, which produces MDHLSQLDDEFRRYFPDLSPQHAGLAKNPFLCQVDDVLEDAQEEFIELLHDSTAKNVFQSNSLSSFWCSMMESYPKISDLAVRVLLPFASTYLCESGFSSLLAIKTKSRNKLSVEDDLRCALAATEPRIHELVAQKQPQVPLRNIK; this is translated from the coding sequence ATGGACCACTTGTCTCAGCTAGATGATGAATTTCGCCGTTACTTTCCTGACTTGAGCCCTCAGCATGCAGGATTAGCAAAAAATCCTTTCTTATGTCAGGTTGATGATGTGTTAGAAGACGCACAAGAAGAGTTCATTGAGCTTCTCCATGATTCAACAGCCAAGAATGTGTTCCAGTCAAACTCCTTGTCTAGCTTCTGGTGTTCAATGAtggaatcatatccaaaaataagTGATCTGGCAGTTCGAGTTCTTTTGCCTTTTGCTTCAACCTACCTGTGCGAAAGtgggttttcttcattacttgcaataaaaacaaaatcaaggaacAAGCTGTCTGTGGAAGATGACTTGAGGTGTGCACTGGCTGCCACTGAGCCAAGGATTCATGAGCTGGTTGCTCAAAAACAACCACAAGTCCCattgagaaatataaagtga